A window of Mucilaginibacter paludis DSM 18603 contains these coding sequences:
- a CDS encoding UDP-N-acetylmuramoyl-tripeptide--D-alanyl-D-alanine ligase has translation MNIEQLYQTYLQHPVISTDTRKIIPGSIFFALKGDKFDANTFAQQALDAGAAYAVIDNGDYNVSQKCILVDDVLSCLQNLARYHRKQLNIPFVGLTGSNGKTTTKELIRAVLSQHFNTYATYGNLNNHIGVPLTILAIDQTVEMAVIEMGANHQKEIELLCSIAQPTHGLITNVGKAHLEGFGGAEGVKKGKGELYDYLKTSKGVIFVNQDSKVLTDMVAERALTDVQYYGSDIGNNISGELLENSPYLKLRWKIKNEAYHTVQSQLTGAYNMDNLLAAICIGHYFKLSPDEINTGLSGYQPHNNRSQIVKTASNTLICDYYNANPSSMFVAIENIGKLPAGRKVVILGDMFELGEESAVEHESVIQKAMQTAIDERIFIGAEFYKQSELVNATFYRSVEDAIGAFKSRPVKNATILIKGSRGMALERLVDLF, from the coding sequence ATGAATATCGAGCAGCTTTACCAAACTTACCTGCAACACCCGGTAATTAGTACCGACACCCGTAAAATTATCCCGGGCAGTATCTTTTTTGCCCTAAAGGGCGATAAGTTTGATGCCAACACCTTTGCACAGCAAGCCCTTGATGCAGGCGCAGCATACGCCGTGATTGACAATGGCGACTACAACGTAAGCCAAAAATGCATTTTGGTAGATGATGTTTTAAGCTGTTTACAAAACCTGGCCCGATATCACCGTAAGCAGTTGAACATTCCTTTTGTAGGCCTTACCGGTTCTAACGGTAAAACCACAACCAAAGAGCTGATCAGGGCTGTACTATCGCAACATTTTAATACCTATGCCACATACGGCAACCTCAATAACCACATTGGCGTACCGCTAACCATCCTGGCTATTGATCAAACCGTTGAAATGGCCGTGATAGAAATGGGAGCTAATCACCAAAAAGAAATTGAATTGCTTTGCAGCATTGCGCAGCCCACTCACGGCCTGATTACCAACGTAGGTAAGGCACACTTAGAGGGTTTTGGCGGTGCCGAAGGTGTAAAAAAAGGCAAGGGCGAATTATATGATTACCTAAAAACCAGCAAAGGTGTCATATTTGTTAACCAGGATAGCAAAGTATTAACCGATATGGTTGCCGAACGAGCTTTAACCGATGTGCAGTATTACGGCAGCGATATAGGCAATAACATATCGGGCGAATTGTTAGAAAACTCGCCCTACCTTAAACTCCGTTGGAAAATAAAAAACGAAGCATACCATACCGTACAATCTCAGTTAACGGGCGCATACAATATGGATAACCTATTGGCGGCTATTTGCATTGGCCACTACTTTAAGTTATCCCCGGACGAGATCAATACGGGCTTAAGCGGCTATCAACCGCACAATAACCGTTCGCAAATCGTAAAAACTGCATCCAACACACTGATATGTGATTATTACAATGCCAACCCGAGCAGCATGTTTGTAGCGATAGAAAACATTGGCAAATTGCCCGCCGGGCGGAAAGTGGTAATACTGGGCGATATGTTTGAACTGGGCGAAGAATCTGCCGTGGAACATGAATCGGTTATTCAAAAGGCAATGCAAACCGCCATTGACGAACGGATTTTTATTGGAGCCGAATTTTATAAACAGAGCGAATTAGTAAACGCAACCTTTTACCGAAGTGTTGAAGATGCTATCGGGGCCTTTAAATCGCGACCGGTTAAAAACGCCACCATTTTAATCAAAGGCTCGCGCGGTATGGCGCTGGAGCGGTTGGTAGATTTGTTTTAA
- a CDS encoding IS110 family RNA-guided transposase, giving the protein MKQGTQLDFSGQTIFVGIDVHKKSWKVSLRSTHMELKTFSQEPSPKALSGHLQQNYPSADYRLVYEAGFCGFGYQRQFSELGMSCIVVNPADVPLTDKEKQRKSDTVDCRKLSKTLSEGALKGIFVPGIEQQDDRGIIRVYQQMIKDQTRYKNRIKGWLNFQDQSVTVDTDKYWSNHYICLLKALCLPSSARINLDILLQGYQQTRIMVLTATREVRALSRQPRYQQIIKLIRTIPGIGEITALLFVTEIGDIERFDSLDALCGYIGLVPDMHSSGDQKIILGLTKRAHHQLREKLIEASWIAVRLDPAMTLAFNNLCKKMKKNKAIIRIAKKMLNRIRFVMKNQKPYVTSVVK; this is encoded by the coding sequence ATGAAACAAGGTACACAATTAGATTTTAGCGGACAAACTATTTTTGTTGGCATAGATGTACACAAGAAGTCCTGGAAGGTCAGCCTTCGCAGCACCCATATGGAGCTAAAGACGTTTTCCCAGGAACCTTCACCTAAGGCCTTAAGCGGGCATCTACAACAGAACTATCCTTCGGCCGATTACAGGCTCGTTTACGAAGCCGGTTTTTGCGGCTTTGGCTATCAGCGACAGTTTAGTGAGCTGGGGATGTCCTGCATCGTCGTAAATCCTGCCGATGTCCCGCTGACAGACAAGGAAAAGCAGCGCAAATCAGATACGGTCGATTGCCGGAAACTCAGTAAAACATTAAGTGAAGGAGCCCTGAAAGGTATCTTCGTGCCTGGCATCGAGCAACAGGATGACCGCGGTATTATCCGTGTTTACCAGCAAATGATCAAAGATCAGACACGCTATAAGAACCGAATAAAAGGATGGCTTAACTTCCAGGACCAGTCGGTGACGGTAGACACCGATAAATACTGGTCGAATCATTATATCTGCCTGCTCAAGGCCCTTTGCTTGCCTTCATCAGCACGGATCAACCTGGATATTCTGCTACAGGGATACCAGCAGACCCGTATCATGGTACTCACAGCCACCAGGGAAGTCAGAGCCCTATCCAGGCAGCCACGTTATCAACAAATTATAAAACTGATCCGGACCATCCCCGGTATAGGCGAGATTACCGCCTTATTATTTGTCACAGAGATCGGCGACATTGAACGCTTTGATTCCCTGGATGCCTTGTGTGGATATATAGGCTTGGTACCGGATATGCATAGTTCCGGCGATCAAAAAATCATATTGGGGCTCACTAAAAGAGCTCATCATCAATTACGGGAGAAGCTTATCGAGGCCTCTTGGATAGCTGTCAGGCTCGACCCGGCCATGACGCTGGCTTTCAATAACCTTTGCAAAAAAATGAAAAAGAATAAGGCCATCATCAGGATAGCTAAAAAAATGCTCAACCGGATACGGTTCGTTATGAAGAATCAAAAACCTTACGTAACTTCGGTTGTCAAATAA
- a CDS encoding IS110 family RNA-guided transposase has protein sequence MSKAKKNKKKTLPQGGAGIKMKRFELIYPRSAGVDVGSMLMVVSYTDREGLSHVRPFDSFTDSLHELAALLKTAGVQEVGMEATGSYWMTLFTILEDFGMRVTLINPSHYRNVAQKTDVNDAQWLHQLLSYGMLRHSHIADEPYRELRQYIHGRDTCKDQKSDTLNRIQKNLTQMNVKFQHLISDIEGVAGMKLLRLIAAGATDPDTLLAQVNHALLKASPEDLLSSLKGDYRPHLVTMLRLNLEAFDFQKKQMLAYETYIEGTLQRLVHQKDDALTKPIEKKKGLVRKNQYHFNLKDYLLAILGVDLTEVDGLDEIGLLTILSVTGTDMSKWPTANQFASWLNLSPRQRITGGRVVGHEKRVTHNPASQAFRLAAFSLWQNKGPLGQQYRKLAGTRGKKKAIKAIARKLAVIFYHMVLKQQPYDPKKIAQDPEKQLARKIARLQKDAAKLGWTLQKVS, from the coding sequence ATGAGCAAAGCTAAGAAAAACAAGAAGAAAACCCTACCGCAAGGCGGTGCCGGGATCAAGATGAAACGTTTCGAGCTGATATATCCGCGTTCGGCAGGGGTCGATGTAGGCAGCATGCTGATGGTAGTCTCTTATACGGATAGAGAAGGATTGTCGCATGTGAGGCCATTTGACAGCTTTACCGATAGCCTTCATGAACTCGCTGCCCTGTTAAAAACAGCAGGCGTACAGGAAGTGGGGATGGAGGCCACAGGCAGTTACTGGATGACACTGTTCACTATCCTGGAGGATTTCGGCATGCGTGTCACCCTGATTAACCCTAGCCATTATCGTAACGTAGCTCAAAAAACAGATGTAAATGATGCTCAGTGGCTGCATCAACTCCTCTCTTACGGGATGCTGCGCCATTCCCATATCGCCGATGAGCCTTACCGTGAACTGCGGCAATATATTCATGGAAGGGACACCTGTAAGGATCAGAAAAGCGATACACTGAACCGGATACAAAAAAACCTCACCCAAATGAATGTGAAATTCCAGCACCTGATCAGTGATATAGAAGGGGTGGCTGGTATGAAATTGTTGCGCCTGATAGCCGCCGGGGCAACCGATCCTGATACGTTATTGGCCCAGGTCAATCATGCGCTATTGAAAGCCAGCCCTGAGGATCTGCTTAGTTCACTCAAAGGAGATTACCGACCTCATTTGGTCACGATGCTCCGATTGAACCTGGAGGCCTTCGACTTTCAAAAAAAACAGATGCTGGCTTACGAAACCTATATTGAAGGAACTCTTCAAAGGCTGGTGCATCAAAAGGATGATGCTTTGACCAAACCCATCGAAAAAAAAAAGGGCTTGGTGAGGAAGAACCAATATCATTTCAATCTGAAGGATTATCTGCTGGCTATCCTGGGGGTTGACCTGACGGAGGTAGATGGGCTGGATGAGATCGGACTGCTCACGATACTCTCGGTCACAGGAACCGATATGAGTAAATGGCCTACAGCCAATCAATTCGCCAGTTGGCTGAACCTCTCTCCACGTCAAAGGATAACCGGCGGGCGGGTTGTAGGTCATGAAAAGCGGGTAACCCATAATCCTGCTTCGCAGGCATTCCGGCTAGCGGCATTCAGTTTATGGCAAAACAAAGGCCCTTTAGGCCAACAATACAGAAAGCTGGCAGGAACGCGGGGAAAGAAAAAAGCCATCAAGGCCATAGCCAGAAAGCTAGCCGTCATCTTTTACCATATGGTACTTAAACAACAGCCTTATGATCCGAAGAAAATAGCACAGGATCCAGAGAAACAATTGGCCAGGAAGATCGCGCGACTGCAAAAAGATGCAGCTAAATTAGGTTGGACACTCCAAAAAGTATCTTAA
- the recQ gene encoding DNA helicase RecQ — MTTHEALHKYFGYREFRHEQEAIVDHVLNQKDAMVLMPTGGGKSICYQLPAVIFDGLTVVISPLIALMKDQVDALNINGINAAFLNSSQSDNEQREIIKQLKANQIKLLYLAPERLFSSESRLIDFLKTLKVSLIAIDEAHCISHWGHDFRPEYLMLAGLKIAFPNIPVIALTATADKITRKDILDKLNLNQPREFVSSFDRKNINYRIAPKKNSFTQLIAFLKEHQDDSGIIYCLSRQSTEDLATALQAQGYSAQAYHAGLEKKIKDQNQERFLRDEIKIIVATIAFGMGINKSNVRFVVHMDLPKNIEGYYQETGRAGRDGLPSKALLFYSYADVQKLQSFARVEGNEAQSKIMLKKLDDMVRFCQLQTCRRQYLLKYFDEDAPANCGSCDVCLSDYERIDGTIIAQKLFSAITRLNESFGITYLVDFLRGSKNEKIREAHKQLKTYGIGADLSKAEWQQYIRELIAQGFIRTEGDPYPVLKLTPQSAEVLKGQKKVQLIKSQTVHEEQVAEVVPYEAGLLMSLKETRLGIAIRENVPAYVILSDATLLEIATYLPASLLELRQVSGFGDVKLQRYGQEFMDIVATYCQQHQLSSRMSKKSPKRERKPKAPGANNTQVETFNLFRAGLDVKQIAEERKLSPLTVESHLARFIQTGELDVSELVSENKISTIKDAVESYGHDRLAPLKEILGDDFTYTEIKAVIAWMQRATA; from the coding sequence ATGACTACCCACGAAGCACTGCATAAATACTTTGGCTACCGCGAATTCAGGCACGAGCAGGAAGCCATTGTCGATCACGTTTTAAATCAAAAAGATGCGATGGTGCTGATGCCTACCGGGGGCGGTAAATCAATTTGTTACCAGTTACCTGCTGTTATTTTTGATGGCCTCACGGTGGTGATATCGCCGCTTATCGCGCTAATGAAAGACCAGGTAGATGCTTTAAACATCAACGGTATTAATGCTGCTTTTTTAAATTCGTCGCAATCGGATAATGAGCAGCGCGAAATTATCAAACAACTCAAGGCCAACCAGATCAAACTACTTTACCTGGCGCCGGAGCGTTTGTTTAGTTCGGAGAGCCGCCTGATTGATTTTTTAAAAACCTTAAAGGTATCCCTCATCGCCATTGATGAAGCTCATTGTATTTCGCATTGGGGGCACGATTTCAGGCCCGAATATCTGATGCTGGCCGGTTTAAAGATAGCCTTTCCGAATATCCCGGTGATTGCGTTAACCGCTACCGCCGATAAAATAACGCGCAAGGATATCCTGGATAAATTAAACCTAAATCAACCCCGGGAGTTTGTTTCATCGTTTGACCGGAAAAATATCAACTATCGCATAGCGCCCAAAAAAAATAGTTTTACCCAGCTCATTGCTTTTTTAAAGGAACATCAGGACGATTCGGGCATTATTTATTGCCTCTCGCGCCAGTCAACCGAAGATCTGGCCACGGCTTTACAAGCTCAGGGTTACTCGGCTCAGGCCTACCATGCCGGGCTCGAAAAAAAAATTAAGGATCAGAACCAGGAACGTTTTCTGCGTGATGAAATTAAGATCATTGTAGCCACCATAGCTTTTGGCATGGGCATCAATAAATCAAACGTGCGGTTTGTGGTTCACATGGATCTGCCTAAAAACATTGAAGGTTATTACCAGGAAACCGGTCGCGCGGGCAGGGATGGTTTACCCAGCAAAGCGTTATTGTTTTACTCGTACGCCGATGTGCAAAAATTGCAAAGCTTCGCCAGGGTGGAAGGCAACGAGGCGCAAAGCAAGATTATGCTGAAAAAACTGGACGACATGGTACGCTTTTGTCAATTGCAAACCTGCCGCCGCCAGTATTTATTGAAGTATTTTGATGAGGATGCCCCAGCTAATTGCGGATCATGCGATGTATGCCTGAGCGATTACGAAAGAATTGATGGCACCATCATTGCACAAAAGCTATTTTCGGCAATCACCCGGCTGAACGAAAGCTTTGGCATTACCTACCTGGTTGACTTTTTACGCGGGTCAAAAAACGAAAAGATCCGCGAAGCGCATAAACAGCTTAAAACTTATGGTATTGGTGCCGACCTCAGCAAAGCCGAGTGGCAGCAATATATCCGCGAGTTGATAGCGCAGGGTTTTATCCGCACCGAGGGCGACCCCTACCCTGTTCTCAAATTAACACCACAAAGTGCAGAGGTATTGAAGGGCCAGAAAAAGGTTCAGCTTATTAAATCGCAAACCGTGCATGAGGAGCAAGTGGCCGAAGTTGTACCTTATGAAGCCGGTTTGTTAATGAGCCTTAAAGAAACCCGTTTAGGTATAGCCATCCGCGAAAATGTGCCGGCCTATGTTATTTTATCTGATGCCACTTTATTGGAGATAGCTACTTATCTACCCGCCAGCTTGCTTGAGTTAAGGCAGGTATCGGGCTTTGGCGATGTTAAGCTTCAGCGTTACGGGCAAGAGTTTATGGATATTGTAGCAACGTACTGCCAGCAACATCAGCTTTCATCCCGCATGAGCAAAAAATCACCTAAGCGGGAAAGAAAACCCAAAGCCCCTGGTGCAAATAATACGCAGGTTGAAACTTTCAATTTATTTAGGGCCGGCTTAGATGTGAAACAAATAGCCGAAGAAAGAAAATTGTCGCCCCTCACGGTGGAATCGCATCTGGCCCGGTTTATTCAAACCGGCGAGCTGGACGTGTCCGAGTTGGTAAGCGAGAACAAAATATCAACAATTAAGGATGCGGTTGAAAGTTACGGACACGACAGGCTGGCCCCGCTGAAGGAAATTTTGGGGGACGACTTTACCTATACCGAAATTAAGGCCGTAATAGCATGGATGCAACGCGCCACGGCTTAA
- a CDS encoding M14 metallopeptidase family protein translates to MKKFFVSVILACFFFNAVAQKLQSPSEFLGYKLGDQFTYHYRIVDYFRYIAQNSKNVKLQQYGTTNEGRPLLAAFVASDENVNRLEDIRHNNLRLTGIEGGNADANNPVIVWLSYNVHGNEPSSSEAAMLTLYELVNPDNAQTQKWLANTLVVIDPCLNPDGRDRYVNFYNPVRSLAPDVNPSSREHMEPWPGGRVNHYYFDLNRDWAWQTQMESKARLGLYNQWLPQIHVDYHEQGYNSPYYFAPAAEPFHRDITLWQKEFQTLIGRNNAKYFDRNGWLYFTKQEFDLLYPSYGDTYPLYNGSIGMTYEQGGIRGGLAVLTVDGDTLTLDDRIAHHYTTGLSTIEMASGNAPKLLSEFKKFYDSSRSNPPGEFKGYVVKNDNMDKVALLAKLLDKNGIQYGYGSAATNVKGYDYFSGINEGVKIGPTDMVIDAHQPKAVLLNVLFEPKTFIADSNTYDITAWALPYAYGLKTYGLKQSIKPTDKQMPLHAVNTEVNTDAYAYVCAWKSMADVQFLAALLKQDVKVRYSETAFESGGKKFDAGSLIIARNGNRRSDFDRIIWQTARKFGRELAALSSGFVDKGADLGSSLIRYISKPSIMLVAGDGVSSGSMGEVWQLFEQQIGYPVTIVRSQDLGRIKWSDFDVAIFPDGSYDQVPVDKLQGWVRDGGKLIAMESAINDLVDKKGFSIKQKETKKDDKADKKSASIKIYEARDRDALKSSIPGAIYKVTIDNTHPLGFGLTKTYYTLKLSDQVYDYLGDDGWNVGTIKKDAYVSGFVGQKTREKLNEGLLFGAQSSGRGTIIYLADDPLFRSFWENGKLLFSNAVFMAGQ, encoded by the coding sequence ATGAAAAAATTCTTTGTTTCGGTTATCCTTGCCTGCTTTTTTTTTAACGCCGTTGCACAAAAGCTCCAATCGCCATCGGAGTTTTTAGGCTATAAGTTGGGCGATCAGTTCACCTACCATTACCGTATTGTTGATTACTTTAGATATATAGCACAAAACTCAAAAAATGTAAAGCTTCAGCAATATGGAACCACTAACGAAGGACGGCCGCTATTGGCAGCCTTTGTCGCTTCGGACGAGAATGTTAACCGCCTGGAAGATATCCGGCATAACAACCTGCGTTTAACCGGTATTGAAGGCGGAAATGCTGATGCCAATAACCCGGTAATTGTATGGTTGAGTTATAATGTACATGGCAATGAACCGAGTTCGAGCGAGGCAGCTATGTTAACGCTATACGAACTGGTTAATCCGGATAACGCACAGACTCAAAAATGGCTTGCAAACACGCTTGTAGTGATTGATCCCTGCCTGAACCCCGACGGGCGCGATAGGTACGTTAATTTTTATAACCCGGTACGCAGCCTGGCTCCGGATGTTAACCCCTCATCGCGGGAGCATATGGAACCATGGCCGGGCGGAAGAGTGAATCATTATTATTTTGACCTGAACCGCGACTGGGCCTGGCAAACGCAAATGGAATCAAAAGCCAGGCTTGGCTTGTATAACCAATGGCTGCCGCAAATCCATGTGGATTATCACGAACAGGGGTATAACTCACCTTATTATTTTGCCCCCGCTGCCGAACCCTTTCACCGCGATATAACGTTGTGGCAAAAAGAATTTCAAACACTGATTGGCCGGAATAACGCCAAATATTTTGACCGCAACGGATGGCTGTATTTTACCAAACAAGAGTTTGATTTGCTTTACCCATCATACGGAGATACCTATCCTTTATACAATGGCTCTATCGGGATGACCTACGAGCAAGGGGGGATAAGGGGAGGCCTGGCTGTGTTGACCGTTGACGGCGATACCTTAACCCTTGACGACAGGATTGCCCACCATTATACTACTGGTTTAAGTACCATTGAAATGGCGTCAGGCAATGCGCCCAAATTATTAAGTGAGTTTAAAAAGTTTTACGATAGCAGCCGGAGCAACCCGCCCGGAGAATTTAAGGGGTATGTGGTAAAAAACGATAATATGGATAAAGTAGCCTTACTGGCTAAGCTGCTCGATAAAAATGGCATTCAATATGGCTATGGGAGTGCAGCAACAAATGTGAAGGGCTATGATTATTTTTCGGGTATAAACGAGGGTGTCAAAATTGGGCCAACTGATATGGTAATTGATGCCCATCAGCCTAAAGCGGTTTTATTAAATGTATTGTTTGAGCCCAAAACATTTATTGCCGACTCTAATACCTATGATATTACGGCCTGGGCGCTGCCTTATGCTTATGGCCTAAAAACCTACGGACTGAAGCAAAGCATCAAACCCACCGATAAACAGATGCCTTTACATGCCGTAAATACCGAGGTTAACACCGATGCTTATGCTTACGTGTGCGCATGGAAATCAATGGCGGATGTTCAGTTCCTGGCTGCCTTGCTGAAGCAGGACGTCAAGGTTAGGTACTCTGAAACCGCGTTTGAATCGGGTGGCAAAAAGTTTGATGCCGGGTCGCTGATCATCGCGAGGAATGGAAACCGGCGGTCGGACTTTGACCGTATCATATGGCAAACCGCTCGGAAGTTTGGCCGCGAACTGGCTGCGCTGTCTTCCGGCTTTGTGGACAAAGGAGCAGATCTCGGATCGTCCTTAATCAGGTATATCAGCAAACCATCTATTATGCTGGTGGCTGGCGATGGCGTATCTTCGGGCAGCATGGGCGAAGTATGGCAGTTATTTGAACAGCAAATAGGTTACCCGGTAACCATAGTACGCTCGCAGGACCTTGGCCGCATTAAATGGAGCGACTTTGATGTGGCAATTTTTCCGGATGGAAGCTATGACCAGGTTCCGGTTGATAAATTACAGGGCTGGGTGCGCGATGGCGGCAAACTGATAGCTATGGAGAGCGCTATTAATGATTTGGTTGATAAAAAGGGATTTTCGATCAAGCAAAAGGAGACAAAAAAAGACGATAAGGCGGATAAAAAAAGCGCCAGCATCAAAATTTATGAAGCGCGCGACCGCGATGCCTTAAAAAGCAGCATACCCGGTGCTATATATAAGGTAACTATAGATAATACCCATCCTTTGGGTTTTGGGTTAACCAAAACTTATTATACCCTGAAACTGAGCGACCAGGTTTATGATTACCTGGGGGATGACGGCTGGAATGTGGGCACCATTAAAAAGGACGCCTACGTTTCGGGTTTTGTGGGGCAGAAAACCAGGGAAAAATTAAACGAAGGCCTGTTGTTTGGTGCGCAATCATCAGGCCGGGGTACCATAATTTACCTGGCGGACGACCCTTTGTTCAGGAGTTTCTGGGAAAACGGGAAGCTTTTATTTAGCAACGCCGTATTTATGGCAGGGCAGTAA
- a CDS encoding PspC domain-containing protein, whose amino-acid sequence MNKTIIININGIVFHIEEDAYEVLRNYMTGVKRHFANEEDSIEITTDIENRIAEMFTEILNREARQVIVTPDVNMVISQMGTIEDFESTNAEQKSDYNAYQTFTDNRKLFRDPDDHLLGGVCAGIANYFDVETVWIRLAFAIATAFGGTGFMAYIILWIIVPKAATRADRMAMKGERLDLKGFVKNFEEEVKNVHQSLSNASNNARPFVYKARDFVGDFFDHLGHFIGGAGKVFLKLVGILIMLSCFGFLVSAVVALAFIAAQGHDVFHLFPFSIINYAYSDIIYVSAFAVVVIPLLAIILLTLRVIFNSAVMGRSTSYTMLIIWIVAFSLFGFYSSKVASQFKEEASFSQTIDLKPTLNHTYYLKLNDIKYLSKEDSVRLNINDRFKGAIILNDEDDNHHYERPQNVNISIEKGDVSHPVLVESFSARGNSYQDALLNSRNTTYYFNQQDSVLTFDRLLRTPFNSLWRNQEIKITLKVPLNSFIVIDKKMERYVDNVSLYDCNEKNKKEDAPSATFIMTDNGIQCKVDTLQTSLAE is encoded by the coding sequence ATGAATAAAACGATCATCATCAACATCAACGGAATTGTTTTCCATATCGAGGAAGACGCTTACGAAGTGTTAAGAAATTATATGACCGGTGTTAAGCGCCACTTTGCCAACGAAGAAGACAGCATAGAAATAACCACCGATATTGAAAACCGTATTGCAGAAATGTTTACCGAGATACTGAATCGTGAGGCCAGGCAGGTTATTGTTACTCCGGACGTCAATATGGTGATCAGCCAGATGGGTACCATTGAAGACTTTGAAAGCACCAACGCCGAACAAAAAAGCGATTATAACGCCTATCAAACGTTTACCGATAACCGTAAGCTCTTCCGCGATCCGGACGATCATCTATTGGGCGGTGTTTGTGCCGGTATTGCCAATTACTTTGATGTGGAAACGGTATGGATCCGTTTAGCATTCGCGATAGCTACCGCTTTCGGCGGCACAGGCTTTATGGCCTACATCATTCTATGGATCATTGTACCCAAAGCTGCCACCCGGGCCGACAGGATGGCCATGAAGGGCGAGCGGCTGGATTTAAAGGGCTTTGTTAAAAATTTTGAAGAGGAAGTTAAAAACGTTCACCAATCCCTGAGCAATGCCAGCAACAACGCCCGGCCCTTTGTTTATAAGGCTCGGGATTTTGTGGGCGATTTTTTTGATCACCTGGGCCATTTTATAGGCGGCGCCGGAAAGGTGTTTTTAAAATTGGTCGGTATACTCATTATGCTCTCCTGCTTTGGGTTTTTAGTTTCGGCGGTGGTAGCTTTGGCTTTTATTGCGGCGCAGGGGCACGATGTTTTCCACTTGTTCCCGTTCAGTATTATTAATTACGCGTATAGCGACATTATCTATGTGAGCGCTTTTGCGGTTGTGGTTATCCCCCTACTGGCTATTATTCTGCTCACATTAAGGGTAATATTTAACAGCGCCGTGATGGGCCGTTCTACCAGTTATACCATGCTGATCATATGGATTGTGGCTTTTAGTCTTTTTGGTTTTTACTCGTCAAAAGTTGCTTCACAATTTAAAGAGGAAGCTTCATTTAGCCAAACCATCGATCTTAAACCCACTTTAAACCATACCTATTATTTAAAACTGAACGACATCAAGTACCTGAGTAAAGAAGATAGCGTAAGGCTCAACATCAACGACCGGTTTAAGGGAGCCATTATTTTAAACGATGAAGATGACAACCATCATTATGAACGCCCGCAAAATGTGAATATCTCGATCGAAAAAGGCGACGTATCTCATCCTGTATTGGTGGAATCGTTCAGCGCCAGGGGCAATAGCTACCAGGATGCTTTGCTTAATTCAAGAAACACCACTTATTATTTTAATCAGCAGGACTCTGTGTTAACCTTCGACAGGCTATTAAGAACTCCTTTTAACAGCTTATGGCGTAACCAGGAAATTAAAATAACCCTAAAAGTGCCTTTAAATAGTTTTATCGTTATTGATAAAAAGATGGAAAGATATGTTGACAATGTATCCCTCTATGATTGTAACGAAAAGAATAAAAAGGAAGATGCCCCTTCGGCCACCTTCATCATGACGGATAATGGCATTCAATGCAAAGTTGACACCCTACAAACCAGCCTGGCCGAATAA
- a CDS encoding PadR family transcriptional regulator produces the protein MIVENTQTQMRKGILEYCILSIISKGETYASDIIADLKKSQMLVVEGTLYPLLTRLKNNGLLTYNWVESTSGPPRKYYVLSPEGRSVLSQLDKTWEELSLAVQTALENRK, from the coding sequence ATGATTGTAGAAAACACACAAACCCAAATGCGGAAGGGGATACTGGAATACTGCATCCTTTCCATCATATCAAAAGGCGAAACCTATGCGTCAGATATCATCGCTGATCTTAAAAAATCGCAAATGCTGGTGGTTGAGGGCACTTTATATCCCTTGCTTACCCGGCTAAAAAACAATGGCCTTTTAACTTATAACTGGGTGGAATCAACATCGGGCCCCCCACGCAAATATTACGTACTCTCGCCCGAAGGCCGCTCGGTGCTGAGCCAATTGGATAAAACCTGGGAAGAATTATCATTAGCGGTGCAAACAGCACTTGAAAACAGAAAATAA